Proteins encoded together in one Bos indicus x Bos taurus breed Angus x Brahman F1 hybrid chromosome 28, Bos_hybrid_MaternalHap_v2.0, whole genome shotgun sequence window:
- the AIFM2 gene encoding apoptosis-inducing factor 2, with translation MGSQVSMDAGAVHVVIVGGGFGGIAAASQLQALNIPFVLVDMKDSFHHNVAALRASVESGFAKKTFISYSVTFKENFRQGLVVEIDLKNQTVLLEDGQALPFSHLILATGSTGLFPGKFNQVSSQQMAIQAYEDMVTQVQRSQSIVVVGGGSAGVEMAAEIKTEYPEKEVTLIHSKMALADTELLPCVRQEVKEILLRKGVQLLLSERVSNLEALPVNERRECIKVQTDKGTEVDANLVIVCNGIKINSAAYRSAFGDRLASNGALRVNEYLQVEGYSHIYAIGDCADVREPKMAYHASLHANVAVANIVNSMKQRPLKTYKPGSLTFLLAMGRNDGVGQISGFYVGRLMVRLAKSRDLLVSTSWKTMKQSPP, from the exons ATGGGGTCCCAGGTCTCGATGGACGCGGGAGCCGTGCATGTTGTGATTGTGGGCGGGGGCTTTGGTGGCATCGCTGCCGCCAGCCAGCTGCAGGCACTGAACATCCCGTTTGTGCTGGTGGACATGAAGGACTCCTTCCACCACAACGTGGCAGCCCTCCGGGCCTCCGTGGAGAGTG GGTTTGCCAAAAAGACATTCATTTCCTACTCGGTGACCTTCAAGGAAAACTTCAGACAGGGCCTGGTGGTCGAGATAGACCTGAAGAATCAGACGGTGCTGCTGGAGGATGGCCAG GCCCTACCCTTTTCACATCTCATCCTGGCCACGGGCAGCACTGGGCTCTTCCCGGGCAAGTTTAACCAGGTTTCCAGCCAGCAGATGGCCATCCAGGCCTATGAGGACATGGTGACGCAG GTCCAGCGCTCACAGTCCATTGTGGTGGTGGGAGGAGGCTCTGCAGGAGTGGAGATGGCAGCAGAGATTAAAACGGAATACCCTGAGAAAGAG GTCACTCTCATTCACTCCAAGATGGCCCTCGCAGACACAGAGCTCCTGCCCTGTGTCCGGCAGGAAGTGAAGGAGATCCTGCTCCGGAAAGGCGTGCAGCTGCTGCTGA GCGAGCGAGTGAGCAACCTGGAGGCACTGCCTGTCAACGAGCGTCGCGAGTGCATCAAGGTGCAGACGGACAAAGGCACGGAGGTAGATGCCAACCTGGTGATTGTCTGCAACGGTATCAAGATCAACAGTGCAGCCTACCGCAGCGCGTTTG GTGATCGGCTAGCCAGCAACGGCGCTCTGAGAGTAAACGAGTACCTCCAGGTGGAAGGTTACAGCCACATCTATGCCATTGGAGACTGCGCCGACGTGAGGGAACCCAAGATGGCCTATCATGCCAGCCTCCACGCCAACGTCGCCGTGGCCAATATTGTCAACTCCATGAAACAGAGGCCCCTCAAAACCTACAAGCCAG GTTCACTGACGTTCCTCCTGGCCATGGGGAGAAATGACGGCGTGGGCCAGATCAGCGGCTTCTACGTGGGGCGGCTTATGGTTCGGCTGGCCAAGAGCCGGGACCTGTTGGTCTCCACGAGCTGGAAAACCATGAAACAGTCTCCACCCTGA